In Halichondria panicea chromosome 13, odHalPani1.1, whole genome shotgun sequence, one genomic interval encodes:
- the LOC135347027 gene encoding protein disulfide isomerase CRELD1-like — protein sequence MDDTAKSNFAGGDINWEEEKLGSYANSEVRLIEMLDDVCKHSDYDCHRLLENYEEEIERWWFKLRHKQEGYDDLKQWLCSTNLDGQVP from the exons ATGGACGACACGGCCAAGTCAAACTTTGCTGGTGGGGACATAAATTGGGAGGAGGAGAAACTCGGCTCCTACGCTAACAG TGAGGTTCGATTGATCGAGATGCTGGACGATGTTTGTAAACATTCAGACTATGAT TGCCATCGACTGCTGGAGAATTATGAGGAGGAGATTGAGAGATGGTGGTTCAAGCT GAGACATAAGCAGGAGGGCTATGATGATCTAAAGCAGTGGTTGTGCTCAACTAACCTCGATG GCCAAGTGCCTTAA
- the LOC135347019 gene encoding uncharacterized protein LOC135347019: MVHTDRENQKPVDWADAMGQNICVRYLMMYETCWALSGELTHMAEQLAIVQKENGQLRDAFSSLEKEHESAITKLLTSHEERLTKMREHHVDLMASTAHEPGHSAHWRGRGYCTIRQ, from the exons ATGGTCCACACGGACAGGGAGAACCAGAAGCCGGTGGATTGGGCCGATGCTATGGGTCAGAATATCTGTGTTCGCTATCTCATGATGTACGAGACTTGTTGGGCACTCTCCGGAGAACTGACACACATGGCCGAGCAGCTCGCTAT TGTACAGAAGGAGAATGGACAGTTACGAGATGCATTCTCCAGTCTAGAGAAAGAGCATGAGTCTGCCATTACTAAACTGCTGACTAGTCACGAGGAGAGACTGACTAAGATGAGGGAACATCACGTCGACCTCATGGCATCAACTGCACATGAACCAGGACACTCCGCCCACTGGAGAGGGAGGGGCTACTGCACCATCAGACAATAA
- the LOC135347004 gene encoding uncharacterized protein LOC135347004 has translation MCEFAYECLLLDQLVFSEDDLSFRLPEVGDKLLCFGLLQSARSLLPVGHGLSFHFAHLTIQEFLAALHLATLPNEEKLKIVETNADSGRFDMVWRFMFGIASKYNGSHSDKVISLDHGLTDQFVFAGKLKKLVLLCHAAFEASDSGFCTKVCNLYGANLLDDNFSTTFDCVAGFYVLRHAVNCDDMVIIISHCAIDDKLLKELTDILSNANGKLQVTRLSLQQTKLSDKGVADLFRRASAAFTTLDYLSLSYNNFTNVTSSFIHTSCMSLTTLNLSHNPLGVSGIQSLETAVLSDALINLKVLKLAKTLTDDADVNGALLTTLLQSIAPHCPDLVKLLLSDNNLGLPGLCSVVENIPLRLTKIELSATHLTTSFHSESQYTVTCEMLNINPNSLTVMDLSGSNFSGTAGTLLLAKFLQAFPYLEQLYWWRYSLTSADIIMLIHHLKFANVICKNLKRLDLNHNSIDDEGVIALTECLPELFPSLEGFSYLEDGVRHYGNPVNEELILMCNEQLKTIRESRNSAVLTEWERTCLPPLNEEMNRTFHSLWDTLLSKMIDEAQTISSAVFDSILSWSTANEPAEYNRIVYEVVDTVDTPSDVTDPDTLINEQSFSQASPVEHHPTASDEATCTTALQSTHRTDQHTTAMTDAVPSDVTEGLTSYPHTSHSGAGGPRTVTIEELNEHAKVTDSQLDTEIKETDMIILAAHFDNVDTYAVQLGLSPAEQSDVRIAQLANGTQVAMDKALRLWKQHNPGAATYRALVEILLRLGKEELAFKMCQTAATKPMMCDVVCNRRRSI, from the exons ATGTGTGAGTTTGCCTACGAGTGCTTATTATTAGATCAGCTGGTTTTCTCAGAAGATGATTTGTCCTTTCGCTTACCCGAAGTTGGTGACAAGTTGCTGTGCTTTGGTCTGTTGCAGTCTGCACGATCACTTCTACCTGTTGGTCATGGCCTGTCTTTTCACTTTGCTCACCTGACCATCCAGGAGTTCTTGGCTGCCCTCCATCTTGCTACTCTACCGAATGAAGAGAAACTGAAGATTGTTGAGACTAATGCTGACAGTGGCCGGTTTGACATGGTGTGGAGATTTATGTTTGGTATTGCTAGTAAGTACAATGGTAGTCATAGCGATAAGGTGATCAGTTTGGATCATGGTTTGACGGATCAATTTGTGTTTGCTGGAAAGCTTAAAAAGTTGGTTTTATTATGTCATGCTGCTTTCGAAGCTTCTGACTCTGGATTCTGCACAAAAGTTTGTAATTTGTATGGAGCAAATTTATTAGACGATAATTTCAGCACCACTTTTGACTGTGTAGCTGGGTTCTATGTTCTTCGTCATGCTGTAAATTGTGATGATATGGTTATCATAATATCCCATTGTGCAATCGATGATAAACTGTTGAAGGAACTAACTGACATACTTTCCAATGCGAATGGTAAACTGCAAGTCACACGATTATCCCTCCAGCAGACTAAGTTGTCTGACAAAGGTGTTGCTGATCTATTCAGGAGAGCCTCAGCTGCTTTTACAACTTTAGATTACCTCTCGTTGTCTTATAACAACTTCACTAACGTCACGTCGTCATTCATACACACATCTTGTATGAGCCTTACAACACTGAACTTATCCCACAATCCTCTTGGAGTGTCTGGCATACAGTCATTAGAGACAGCTGTACTGTCTGATGCTCTTATCAACCTGAAGGTACTGAAGCTAGCCAAAACCCTCACTGATGATGCTGACGTCAATGGAGCTCTACTGACCACCCTCTTACAGTCGATTGCCCCTCACTGTCCTGATCTGGTAAAATTACTCCTCTCTGATAATAATCTTGGTTTACCTGGATTATGTTCAGTTGTGGAGAACATTCCGTTACGATTGACTAAGATTGAATTATCAGCTACCCATCTCACCACTTCATTTCACTCTGAATCTCAATACACAGTCACCTGTGAGATGCTGAATATCAACCCTAACAGTTTAACTGTGATGGACTTGTCTGGTTCCAATTTCAGTGGAACTGCTGGAACTCTCTTACTGGCAAAGTTTCTTCAAGCATTTCCATATCTGGAACAACTTTACTGGTGGCGTTATTCTCTCACCTCTGCCGACATCATAATGCTTATCCACCATCTCAAGTTCGCTAATGTGATATGTAAGAATTTAAAAAGGTTGGATCTCAACCACAATTCCATTGATGATGAGGGAGTGATAGCTCTCACTGAGTGTCTACCAGAGCTGTTCCCTAGTCTGGAGGGGTTCAGTTACCTGGAGGACGGTGTTAGACACTATGGTAATCCTGTGAACGAGGAGTTGATACTCATGTGCAATGAACAGTTGAAG ACCATACGAGAATCAAGGAATTCTGCAGTGCTGACTGAGTGGGAGAGAACATGTTTACCTCCACTAAATGAAGAG ATGAATCGTACTTTCCATTCTCTTTGGGATACGCTACTGTCGAAGATGATTGATGAGGCTCAAACG ATATCTTCAGCTGTTTTCGACAGTATCCTTTCATGGTCAACCGCTAACGAACCAGCGGAATACAACAGAATTGTTTATGAGGTTGTTGATACAGTGGACACTCCTAGTGATGTCACTGATCCAGACACTCTCATCAATGAACAGAGCTTCTCTCAAGCATCACCAGTAGAGCACCACCCCACAGCTAGTGACGAGGCTACTTGTACTACAGCcctgcagtctacacacagaacAGACCAACATACAACAG CAATGACAGATGCTGTACCATCTGATGTCACTGAAGGACTCACTTCATATCCACACACCAGTCACTCAG GAGCTGGTGGACCGAGGACTGTGACCATTGAGGAATTGAATGAGCATGCAAAAGTGACAGACTCTCAACTTGACACTGAAATTAAAGAGACTGACATGATCATTCTGGCAGCTCACTTTGACAATGTGGACACCTATGCTGTACAACTGGGACTGAGTCCTGCAGAGCAAAGTGATGTCAGAATTGCTCAACTTGCTAATGGCACACAAGTAGCGATGGACAAGGCCTTGAGACTGTGGAAACAGCATAATCCAGGGGCCGCTACTTACAGAGCTCTGGTGGAGATACTGTTGAGATTGGGAAAGGAAGAATTGGCCTTTAAAATGTGTCAGACAGCAGCTAC GAAACCAATGATGTGTGATGTGGTGTGCAACAGGAGAAGATCTATTTGA